The Solibacillus daqui genome has a segment encoding these proteins:
- a CDS encoding dihydroorotate dehydrogenase — translation MPDWSYHPLKKIAFSKIEAKKSRQFIHYSMSTIASLPGGKHVIEFLGHNATSSLLHKQLNNTNFKSPIGLSGMLDPELTGTKAFQELGFGYIEIGPIVFRAPTTQIAPQWQQNQIAFSTSSEKVTLKRALQVVVANKFHVPLFARLDESLCTVDLQRCMEQLSPFVDGFFLYSKQLELLRYEVGVPIYQILSANQVQSSIQLANSISGVVIDAPYSNRGDRLIEQADGLNLLQEAVQLMKKQFSNLPIITNGAINAPSDALILNKAGADLMMLTEGYVNAGPGLPKRIHERLLVDKMPSHSTSQWHWSFLFGLSIFIGGFIALYFALTTVILQYDEKFIGLTSSQLLLINPKIIAFMAHDRMSLAGTMISAGILYMTLAYFGLRRQLHWAKLTSHSAAIIGFLGILLFIGYGYFDWLHGLFWLALLPIYIMSWRERKNLKASPQSWHDTNDLAWKRAVYGQLLFVILGFSLLIGGLVISTIGITTVFVTTDISFLCMDAATLQAISDRLIPVIAHDRAGFGSALVSVGILVLCLSLWGFRASERWLWFTLAFGALPAFLAGIGTHFAIGYTSFIHLVPLYFLCVLYVVGLVLSYSYLMQQPK, via the coding sequence ATGCCTGATTGGTCATATCATCCATTAAAAAAAATCGCATTTTCGAAAATTGAAGCTAAAAAAAGCCGGCAATTTATCCATTATTCCATGAGTACCATAGCTTCTCTGCCAGGTGGGAAACATGTTATTGAATTTTTAGGGCACAATGCAACAAGCTCACTTTTGCATAAACAGTTAAACAACACAAATTTTAAGTCGCCCATTGGTTTGAGTGGCATGCTTGATCCTGAATTAACCGGAACCAAGGCCTTTCAAGAGCTGGGCTTTGGCTATATTGAAATTGGCCCGATTGTTTTCCGAGCACCTACTACCCAAATCGCCCCACAATGGCAGCAAAATCAGATTGCCTTTTCCACTTCAAGTGAAAAGGTAACACTAAAACGAGCATTACAGGTCGTTGTTGCAAATAAATTTCATGTGCCGCTATTTGCTCGCTTAGATGAAAGCCTATGTACAGTAGATTTACAGCGCTGTATGGAACAGCTTTCACCGTTTGTTGATGGTTTCTTTTTATATTCAAAACAGCTTGAGTTGCTTCGTTATGAAGTTGGCGTACCGATCTATCAAATTCTCTCGGCAAATCAGGTGCAGTCCTCAATTCAGCTTGCAAACTCCATATCTGGCGTTGTAATTGACGCCCCATATTCAAATAGAGGAGACCGCCTAATCGAACAAGCAGATGGGTTAAATCTACTTCAAGAAGCCGTCCAGCTCATGAAAAAGCAATTTTCAAATCTCCCAATCATTACGAATGGAGCAATAAACGCTCCTTCAGATGCGCTTATTTTAAATAAAGCGGGAGCAGATTTAATGATGCTAACAGAAGGCTATGTAAATGCAGGTCCAGGGTTACCAAAGCGAATACACGAACGGCTTTTAGTAGATAAAATGCCCTCCCATTCTACATCGCAATGGCATTGGTCCTTTCTATTTGGCCTTTCGATTTTTATTGGTGGCTTCATTGCACTCTATTTTGCACTAACAACTGTCATTTTACAGTACGATGAAAAATTTATTGGACTAACGAGTAGTCAATTATTATTAATTAATCCAAAAATAATAGCATTTATGGCACATGATCGGATGTCGCTCGCGGGGACGATGATTTCTGCAGGTATTTTGTATATGACACTAGCCTATTTTGGATTACGTCGGCAGCTTCATTGGGCGAAATTAACCTCTCATAGTGCCGCAATCATTGGCTTTTTAGGTATTTTACTATTCATCGGCTATGGTTATTTTGATTGGTTACATGGATTATTTTGGTTGGCACTTCTCCCTATCTACATTATGAGCTGGCGTGAAAGAAAGAATCTCAAAGCCAGTCCGCAAAGTTGGCATGACACAAATGACCTTGCATGGAAACGTGCTGTTTATGGACAACTTTTATTTGTCATACTCGGATTTTCATTATTAATCGGCGGCTTGGTAATTTCGACAATTGGCATTACAACCGTTTTCGTTACAACAGATATTAGCTTTTTATGCATGGACGCAGCTACGCTACAAGCTATTAGCGACCGTTTAATTCCTGTAATTGCCCATGACCGAGCTGGTTTTGGTAGTGCGCTTGTCAGTGTTGGTATACTTGTACTTTGCTTATCACTTTGGGGATTCCGCGCAAGCGAACGCTGGCTATGGTTTACTCTTGCTTTTGGTGCACTTCCTGCGTTTTTAGCGGGGATTGGAACACATTTTGCAATTGGATACACAAGCTTCATTCATCTAGTACCACTCTATTTTTTATGTGTGCTTTATGTTGTCGGCTTAGTATTATCCTATTCTTATTTAATGCAACAGCCAAAATAA
- a CDS encoding acyl-CoA dehydrogenase family protein, whose product MHFDLSTEQAMLQKMIREFSDEVVAPGAVERDRTKEFPLEIFNELSQMGIMGLPFSEEYGGSGADTISFAIVTEELSRVCASTGITYSAHISLGGAPLNLFGTEAQKQKYLVPICTGESFGAFGLTEPNAGSDAGGTETTATLNNREFVINGTKVFITNASYAKHLALTAITDRVGNQKEISSIIVPTDVPGFTIKSDYEKMGLHASNTTELILQDVHVPEENLLGVRGNGFKQFLTTLDGGRIGIAAMAVGIAQGALNKALQYSKERKQFGKALADFQATQFKLADMEVKIQLARTFVYKAAWLKDQGRPFSKEAAIAKYYASEMAMEVCDEAIQIHGGYGYMKEYEVERFMRDAKLLEIGEGTSEVQKMVIARHIL is encoded by the coding sequence ATGCATTTTGATTTATCGACAGAGCAAGCAATGTTACAAAAAATGATTCGGGAGTTTTCAGATGAAGTGGTAGCACCAGGGGCGGTAGAACGTGATCGAACAAAAGAATTTCCACTTGAAATTTTTAATGAGCTTTCGCAAATGGGCATTATGGGCTTACCGTTTTCTGAAGAATATGGTGGGAGTGGTGCAGATACAATTAGCTTTGCGATTGTAACGGAAGAATTGAGCCGTGTATGTGCATCAACTGGTATTACGTATTCGGCGCATATTTCTTTAGGTGGTGCGCCTTTGAATTTATTTGGCACAGAAGCACAAAAGCAAAAATACTTAGTGCCGATTTGTACAGGGGAATCATTTGGCGCATTTGGATTAACAGAACCAAATGCCGGATCAGATGCAGGGGGAACAGAAACAACGGCCACGCTTAATAATAGGGAATTCGTAATTAATGGTACGAAGGTGTTCATTACAAATGCGAGCTATGCCAAGCATCTAGCATTGACAGCAATTACAGATCGAGTTGGTAACCAAAAAGAAATTAGTTCGATCATTGTACCGACCGATGTGCCTGGTTTTACAATTAAATCAGATTATGAAAAAATGGGCCTACATGCCTCGAATACGACTGAATTGATTTTGCAGGATGTGCATGTACCAGAGGAAAACTTGCTCGGTGTTCGTGGTAATGGATTTAAGCAATTTTTAACAACGCTTGATGGTGGACGAATTGGTATAGCCGCAATGGCAGTTGGGATTGCGCAAGGTGCATTAAATAAAGCGCTACAATATTCGAAAGAGCGCAAGCAATTTGGCAAAGCATTAGCGGACTTTCAGGCAACACAGTTTAAACTTGCCGATATGGAGGTAAAAATCCAATTAGCAAGAACATTTGTTTATAAAGCGGCATGGCTTAAAGATCAAGGACGTCCTTTTAGTAAAGAAGCAGCGATTGCCAAATACTATGCTTCAGAAATGGCCATGGAAGTATGTGATGAAGCAATTCAAATCCATGGTGGCTATGGTTATATGAAAGAATATGAAGTGGAACGTTTTATGCGCGATGCAAAACTGCTTGAAATTGGTGAAGGGACTTCCGAAGTTCAAAAAATGGTTATTGCAAGACATATCTTATAA
- a CDS encoding dicarboxylate/amino acid:cation symporter gives MKLLKNLTIQVIIAIILGVIVGAIWPEFGASLKILADLFIKLIKMLIAPIIFLTVVIGIGGMGDMKKVGKIGGKALLYFEIVSTIALAIGIVVAVTVNAGAGIDTSKAADADISKYTDAADANSEAGLSGFIYDIIPENFVGAIASGALLPTLFAAVLFGIAAASLGEKTRPVITFFEQVSEIFFRIVGIVMKFSPIGAFGAMAYTIGNFGLDSLKSLGLLMAAVYITMFLFIVIVLGLIAKYFGFNIFRFIAYIKEEIFIVIGTSSSESALPSMMRKLENYGCGKQVVGLVVPTGYSFNLDGTSIYLSMAALFIAQAYGVDLSWLEIATLLGVLMITSKGAAGVTGSGFITLAATLAAFPMVPVEGIALLIGVDRFMSEARAVTNLIGNGVACVVISKSENDFDEEMAAKAIPVKA, from the coding sequence GTGAAACTATTAAAAAATCTAACTATCCAAGTTATAATCGCGATTATTTTAGGGGTAATCGTAGGGGCAATTTGGCCTGAATTTGGAGCAAGCTTAAAAATCTTAGCTGATTTATTCATCAAGTTAATTAAAATGTTAATTGCACCAATTATCTTCCTAACAGTTGTTATCGGTATTGGTGGCATGGGCGATATGAAAAAGGTTGGGAAAATCGGAGGGAAAGCATTACTTTACTTCGAAATCGTATCAACTATCGCACTTGCAATCGGTATTGTGGTTGCTGTTACTGTAAACGCAGGTGCTGGAATTGACACATCAAAAGCTGCGGATGCGGATATTTCTAAATATACAGACGCTGCGGATGCAAATAGTGAAGCTGGTTTAAGTGGGTTCATCTATGACATTATTCCAGAAAACTTCGTAGGTGCGATTGCGTCAGGTGCATTACTTCCAACATTATTTGCTGCTGTACTATTCGGTATCGCTGCTGCATCTTTAGGTGAAAAAACTCGTCCAGTTATTACGTTCTTTGAGCAAGTATCCGAAATCTTCTTCAGAATCGTAGGAATTGTAATGAAATTCTCACCAATCGGTGCATTCGGTGCAATGGCATACACAATTGGTAACTTTGGTTTAGATTCGTTAAAATCACTTGGTTTATTAATGGCAGCCGTTTATATTACAATGTTCTTATTCATTGTTATTGTATTAGGTTTAATCGCGAAATACTTCGGCTTCAACATCTTCCGTTTCATCGCATACATTAAAGAAGAAATCTTTATCGTAATTGGTACATCTTCTTCTGAATCGGCATTGCCATCAATGATGCGCAAGTTAGAAAACTATGGCTGCGGAAAGCAAGTTGTTGGTTTAGTTGTCCCTACAGGCTATTCATTTAACTTAGACGGGACTTCTATTTACTTATCAATGGCGGCATTATTCATTGCACAAGCTTACGGTGTAGATTTATCTTGGTTAGAAATTGCAACACTTCTAGGGGTATTAATGATAACATCTAAAGGGGCTGCTGGTGTAACAGGTTCTGGCTTCATCACATTAGCTGCAACACTTGCCGCATTCCCAATGGTTCCAGTTGAAGGGATTGCATTATTAATCGGGGTTGACCGCTTCATGTCAGAAGCACGTGCTGTAACCAACTTAATTGGTAATGGGGTAGCATGTGTCGTTATTTCTAAATCAGAAAATGACTTTGACGAGGAAATGGCTGCAAAAGCAATTCCTGTAAAAGCATAA
- a CDS encoding response regulator, translating to MKTIQVLLVEDDPMVREVNRQFIERVEGFKVMDMASDGKKGIDKIKALKPDLVVMDIFMPEQDGIETLHQIRSENLNVDCLTVTAANDVQTIQQILHLGVFDYIMKPFTFERMEQALIQYRKFKEKMSSASDVSQAELDEMIGQAWQPINEEPEQLVKVSQHLPKGFNRATMDKVLIYLKECETGASADDVASGIGVARVTARRYLDYMEKNKMIRVDIQYGSVGRPVNQYFFGE from the coding sequence TTGAAAACGATTCAAGTATTGCTAGTAGAAGATGATCCTATGGTACGCGAAGTGAATCGCCAGTTTATCGAGCGTGTTGAAGGGTTTAAAGTTATGGATATGGCATCAGATGGTAAAAAAGGAATCGATAAAATTAAAGCGCTGAAGCCGGATTTAGTTGTGATGGATATTTTTATGCCAGAGCAAGACGGTATCGAGACACTGCATCAAATTCGTTCTGAAAATTTAAACGTGGATTGTTTAACGGTGACTGCAGCGAATGATGTACAGACGATTCAGCAAATTTTACATCTAGGTGTGTTTGATTATATTATGAAGCCGTTTACGTTTGAACGTATGGAGCAAGCACTAATTCAATATCGCAAGTTCAAAGAAAAGATGTCTTCAGCAAGTGATGTATCGCAAGCCGAGCTAGATGAAATGATTGGACAAGCGTGGCAGCCAATAAATGAAGAACCAGAGCAATTAGTAAAAGTATCGCAGCATTTACCGAAAGGCTTTAACCGCGCGACGATGGACAAGGTGCTTATATATTTAAAGGAATGTGAAACAGGGGCATCTGCTGATGATGTGGCATCAGGAATTGGAGTAGCTCGTGTTACAGCGCGTCGTTATTTGGATTATATGGAAAAAAACAAAATGATTCGTGTAGACATCCAATACGGCAGTGTAGGTCGTCCTGTAAATCAATACTTTTTTGGTGAATAA
- a CDS encoding DctP family TRAP transporter solute-binding subunit, with protein sequence MRFYIITAFITIAALIISISFRFDFWNQRDLPYDDEQIGLKDQIVINFSHVVAENTPKGLAASKFAELINEKSNGNMIVHIYPNGILYNDKNELAALKEGDIQMIAPTFSKLTEELPSWQVLDLPFLFENNEQVYEVLHGPLSEQLLKELESIHIHGLTFWHNGFKQMAAKNGPLLDTSDFIGLTMRSMPSKVLIKQIQLLHAEPIVTSFNDLYASIQNDTIASQENTISNIYSKGYYKMHPHITQSNHGILAYSVLMNEDFWNSLTKQQQQIITESINELQRWQHDEAVKLNAENLQQLQRSGQAQLYTLTEAQRNEWKEVLQPIYQYYEQQISKNYLKQLREELSEVNN encoded by the coding sequence ATGCGTTTTTATATCATTACAGCTTTTATAACAATTGCTGCACTAATTATTTCCATTTCATTTCGCTTTGATTTTTGGAATCAGCGCGATCTTCCCTATGATGATGAACAAATCGGACTTAAGGATCAAATCGTTATCAACTTTAGTCATGTTGTTGCTGAAAATACCCCAAAAGGACTTGCTGCGAGTAAATTTGCCGAGCTAATTAATGAAAAATCTAACGGCAATATGATTGTTCATATTTATCCAAACGGAATTTTATACAATGATAAAAACGAACTTGCTGCATTAAAAGAGGGTGACATCCAAATGATTGCACCAACCTTTTCAAAACTGACCGAAGAGCTCCCATCATGGCAAGTACTCGACCTACCTTTCTTATTTGAAAACAATGAACAAGTATATGAAGTGCTACATGGTCCCTTAAGTGAACAGCTTCTAAAAGAACTTGAATCTATACATATCCATGGACTTACCTTTTGGCACAATGGCTTTAAACAAATGGCAGCAAAAAATGGTCCGTTGCTAGACACTTCTGATTTCATAGGTCTAACGATGCGCTCAATGCCAAGTAAAGTACTGATTAAACAAATCCAATTACTCCATGCAGAGCCTATTGTAACGTCATTTAATGATTTGTATGCGTCGATTCAAAATGACACAATTGCCAGTCAGGAAAACACAATCTCTAACATCTACTCAAAAGGCTATTACAAGATGCACCCACATATTACACAATCTAATCATGGGATTTTGGCATATAGCGTTTTAATGAACGAAGATTTTTGGAACAGCCTAACAAAGCAACAACAACAAATAATAACGGAATCCATCAATGAGCTTCAACGCTGGCAGCATGACGAGGCAGTCAAACTCAATGCCGAAAATTTACAACAGCTTCAACGCTCTGGTCAAGCACAGCTCTATACATTAACAGAAGCACAACGTAACGAATGGAAAGAAGTACTGCAACCTATTTATCAATACTATGAGCAACAAATTTCAAAAAACTATTTAAAACAACTTCGAGAGGAACTTTCAGAAGTAAATAATTGA
- a CDS encoding c-type cytochrome, with amino-acid sequence MKNNPLIPYVLIMVFGIGLIFFMSFEGAADKNSADGEGSGATAEISGEEVAQKNCISCHGGDLQGQGPAPAIAGLDAAHIQEVALNGQGAMPAILKTEAEAQAVAEYISGL; translated from the coding sequence ATGAAAAACAATCCACTTATTCCTTACGTTCTTATCATGGTATTCGGTATCGGTCTAATTTTCTTCATGTCATTTGAGGGTGCTGCTGATAAAAACAGTGCGGATGGGGAAGGTTCAGGTGCAACAGCTGAAATCAGCGGTGAAGAAGTTGCTCAAAAGAACTGTATCTCTTGTCACGGTGGTGACTTACAAGGTCAAGGTCCTGCGCCTGCAATTGCTGGTTTAGATGCTGCTCATATTCAAGAAGTAGCGTTAAACGGTCAAGGTGCGATGCCTGCTATCTTAAAAACAGAAGCAGAGGCTCAAGCAGTAGCTGAATATATTTCAGGACTATAA
- a CDS encoding Nif3-like dinuclear metal center hexameric protein — MKNVNGNEIIQLFESWSPKKYACMPNDPIGLAIGTLNKQVSKVLVTLDVTHEVVEEAIAQGCELIIAHHPPIFMKLSNLRTDNPQGALYEKCLKNDIAVYAAHTNLDVAPGGVNDLLADALQLENRQILDYSYEEKMMKLAVFVPVAESNRMREALAKAGAGQIGNYEACSYTVAGEGRFRALDGANPTVGEVGELHVESEEKIEVVFPQSIKNKVLKAMLNAHSYEEPAYDLFIMDIVTNEQGLGRIGKLKEPMTLHEFAEFVKVQLDVPALRVVGPLDRVVQKVAVVGGDGNKYIKTAKFAGADVFVTGDIGFHMAQDAEVNGLCIVDPGHHVEKVMIKGVAEKMTALCGDKKLPVTFIQSTIHTEPFKFI; from the coding sequence GTGAAAAACGTAAACGGTAACGAAATCATTCAACTTTTTGAATCATGGTCACCAAAAAAGTATGCCTGCATGCCGAATGACCCGATTGGCTTAGCGATTGGAACTTTAAATAAACAGGTATCAAAGGTGTTAGTGACATTAGACGTTACGCATGAAGTCGTAGAAGAGGCAATTGCACAGGGCTGTGAGTTAATCATTGCCCATCACCCACCAATTTTTATGAAACTATCCAATTTACGTACAGATAATCCACAAGGTGCGCTGTACGAAAAGTGTTTAAAAAATGATATCGCGGTTTACGCGGCGCATACAAATTTAGATGTCGCTCCAGGCGGTGTTAATGATTTATTAGCGGATGCCTTACAACTAGAAAATCGACAAATTTTAGATTATTCTTACGAAGAAAAAATGATGAAGCTTGCTGTATTTGTACCAGTTGCTGAAAGTAATAGGATGCGTGAAGCGTTAGCAAAAGCTGGCGCAGGTCAAATCGGGAATTATGAGGCATGCAGCTACACAGTTGCAGGTGAGGGACGTTTCCGCGCATTAGATGGAGCGAATCCGACTGTAGGAGAAGTGGGCGAATTGCATGTGGAGAGCGAAGAAAAAATTGAAGTAGTGTTCCCACAATCAATAAAAAATAAAGTATTGAAAGCGATGTTAAATGCACATAGCTATGAAGAGCCAGCTTATGATTTATTTATAATGGATATAGTAACAAACGAGCAAGGCTTAGGTCGAATTGGTAAGCTGAAAGAGCCGATGACATTGCACGAATTTGCAGAGTTTGTGAAGGTGCAGTTAGATGTACCTGCATTACGCGTAGTAGGGCCATTGGATCGTGTCGTTCAGAAGGTTGCGGTTGTTGGTGGAGACGGCAACAAATACATTAAAACTGCAAAATTTGCGGGGGCGGATGTATTTGTGACTGGAGATATTGGCTTCCATATGGCGCAAGATGCAGAGGTGAATGGCCTATGCATCGTCGACCCAGGACATCATGTGGAAAAGGTAATGATTAAAGGGGTAGCAGAAAAAATGACTGCCTTATGTGGGGATAAAAAACTTCCAGTAACATTCATTCAATCAACAATCCATACAGAGCCGTTTAAATTTATATAA
- a CDS encoding 4-hydroxy-3-methylbut-2-enyl diphosphate reductase has translation MKVIKITPRGYCYGVVDAMVIARNAALDKTLPRPIYILGMIVHNKHVTDAFEQDGIITLDGENRKEIIEQVEQGTVIFTAHGVSPEIREIAKRKGLVAIDATCPDVTVTHDLIREKTAEGYEIVYIGKKGHPEPEGAIGVAPEHVHLVQSTRDIDNLTFVSDKILVTNQTTMSQWDVAFLMDSLKEKFPHIEVHKEICLATQVRQEAVAEQAGAADLLIVVGDPKSNNSNRLTQVSVEIAGTPSYRISDISELKLEWFDNVETVAITAGASTPTPIVKEVLAFIEKYDKNDPSTHTIVRSVTLDKILPKIKEPKPVEKIMPH, from the coding sequence ATGAAAGTCATTAAAATTACCCCACGTGGTTATTGCTATGGTGTTGTAGATGCAATGGTTATCGCACGAAATGCAGCACTTGATAAAACTTTACCAAGACCAATCTACATTTTAGGTATGATTGTACACAATAAACATGTAACAGATGCATTCGAACAAGATGGAATTATCACATTAGACGGTGAAAACCGTAAAGAAATTATTGAGCAAGTTGAACAAGGGACTGTTATTTTCACTGCTCACGGTGTATCACCTGAAATCCGTGAAATTGCAAAACGTAAAGGACTTGTAGCAATTGATGCAACTTGCCCTGATGTTACGGTAACACATGATTTAATTCGTGAAAAAACAGCGGAAGGTTATGAAATTGTTTACATCGGTAAAAAGGGACACCCAGAACCAGAAGGCGCAATCGGGGTTGCTCCTGAACATGTTCACCTTGTTCAATCAACACGTGATATCGACAATTTGACATTTGTCAGTGATAAAATTTTAGTTACGAACCAAACGACAATGAGTCAATGGGACGTTGCTTTTTTAATGGATAGTTTAAAAGAAAAGTTCCCGCATATCGAAGTACACAAAGAAATTTGCTTAGCAACACAAGTTCGTCAAGAAGCGGTTGCAGAACAAGCGGGTGCCGCTGATTTATTAATCGTAGTTGGCGACCCAAAATCAAACAACTCCAATCGTTTAACACAAGTATCTGTAGAAATCGCCGGTACACCATCGTACCGTATTTCTGATATTTCAGAGTTAAAGCTAGAATGGTTTGATAATGTTGAAACGGTTGCGATTACAGCAGGTGCATCAACACCAACACCTATCGTAAAAGAAGTGCTTGCTTTCATCGAAAAGTACGACAAAAATGATCCTTCCACACATACTATCGTTCGTTCAGTAACACTCGACAAAATTCTACCGAAAATTAAAGAACCAAAGCCCGTTGAAAAAATCATGCCCCATTAA
- a CDS encoding tRNA (adenine(22)-N(1))-methyltransferase, translated as MNAQKLSKRLETVASFVPTGAVVADIGSDHAYLPCYLVHKGIAARAVAGEVVKGPYDSAVRQVRTEGLSEKITVRLADGLAAVEEADGITAITIAGMGGPLIVSILEKHPQALKNVTRLILQPNIHAKAIREWALEHGWALQDEVILQEDGKVYEVLVLQRGSMDLNEAQTLLGPKLMNTKSAVFVEKWSREVANWQRVQQAISNAEQTDENKAKFDELTHLIALVQGAIA; from the coding sequence ATGAACGCTCAAAAATTATCAAAACGATTGGAAACAGTGGCGTCATTTGTACCAACAGGAGCAGTCGTAGCTGATATCGGCAGTGACCACGCTTATTTACCATGCTACTTAGTACATAAAGGGATTGCAGCACGTGCGGTTGCGGGTGAAGTCGTAAAAGGTCCTTACGATTCAGCCGTACGTCAGGTGCGCACAGAAGGGCTATCAGAAAAAATTACGGTGCGTTTAGCAGATGGCCTTGCAGCAGTAGAAGAAGCAGATGGTATCACAGCTATTACAATTGCAGGTATGGGTGGTCCGTTAATCGTATCCATTTTAGAAAAACACCCACAAGCCTTAAAAAATGTGACGCGTCTCATTTTACAGCCGAATATCCATGCAAAGGCGATCCGCGAATGGGCACTTGAACATGGATGGGCATTGCAGGATGAAGTGATTTTACAAGAAGATGGCAAAGTGTATGAAGTACTAGTATTGCAACGCGGTTCGATGGATTTAAATGAAGCACAAACATTACTAGGACCAAAGTTAATGAACACAAAAAGTGCGGTATTTGTGGAAAAATGGTCTCGAGAAGTAGCAAACTGGCAGCGTGTACAACAAGCGATTAGTAATGCCGAACAAACAGACGAAAATAAGGCAAAGTTTGATGAATTAACACATTTAATTGCGTTGGTACAGGGGGCGATTGCGTGA
- a CDS encoding ATP-binding protein, with amino-acid sequence MKTKQLTMNGKIVLLTFFIIAFSFLVAGTLLLSNLAQNNEETLGQRAMLVARTISDLPDIQKQLEQDNLQLAQTNINKMIYDIKIINKAEYIVVMNMDRIKLSHPSPNQLGQKSNSTDIDAAFSENYYISKAIGEQGKMVRAFVPILNDARKQIGVVVVGFALPTFLDILKQHVNEIFVTVVLSILFSIWGAHTLGRHIKHQMFGLEPQEIAKVYVELNETFNAMHEGIIAVDKDMIITIFNKKASKILGVRGNPKKYIGKYIFDVLPDTRLPEIVESGRTVYNQEIYVNSHSILSNRIPIFVNGKTVGAVAVFKDLTEFKQLAEELTGVKAFVQALRIQTHEYKNKLHTIAGLLQLGHHQQALDYLSQVKIQHDEVTKFLNERIYNENISGLLLSKISRGKELGIDVKIDEESQLTHFPALLDHHDFVLLFGNLIENAFDALVGVEREYKEILISIDDNDGMIAIMVSDNGVGIPQEHQEHILESGFSTKQNANRGIGLFLINEIVKKGNGTIEISSEVNKGTTFILTFEF; translated from the coding sequence ATGAAAACAAAACAATTAACGATGAATGGAAAAATTGTATTACTAACTTTTTTCATAATCGCCTTTTCCTTTTTAGTTGCAGGTACATTATTATTAAGTAATTTAGCGCAAAATAATGAAGAAACATTAGGGCAGCGCGCCATGCTTGTTGCACGTACGATATCTGATTTACCGGATATCCAAAAACAATTAGAACAAGATAATTTACAGCTTGCTCAAACCAATATTAATAAAATGATATACGATATTAAAATAATAAATAAAGCAGAGTACATAGTTGTCATGAATATGGACCGCATCAAATTATCGCATCCATCTCCAAATCAGCTTGGACAAAAAAGCAACTCGACGGATATTGACGCAGCATTTAGTGAAAATTATTATATTTCAAAAGCAATAGGAGAACAAGGGAAAATGGTGCGAGCATTTGTACCTATTTTAAATGATGCAAGAAAGCAAATTGGTGTCGTAGTTGTAGGCTTTGCGCTCCCTACGTTTTTAGATATATTAAAGCAACATGTAAATGAAATTTTTGTAACAGTCGTGCTGTCTATTTTATTTAGTATTTGGGGTGCACATACATTAGGCCGCCATATTAAACATCAGATGTTTGGCCTTGAGCCTCAAGAAATTGCGAAGGTATATGTAGAACTTAATGAAACCTTCAACGCGATGCATGAAGGAATTATCGCTGTCGATAAAGATATGATTATTACGATTTTCAATAAAAAGGCGAGCAAAATTTTAGGAGTTAGGGGTAATCCGAAAAAATATATAGGAAAGTATATTTTTGACGTGTTACCTGATACGCGTTTGCCAGAAATTGTGGAAAGTGGTCGCACTGTGTACAACCAAGAAATTTATGTGAATAGTCATAGCATTTTAAGTAACCGTATTCCCATTTTTGTAAACGGAAAAACGGTAGGTGCGGTTGCAGTATTCAAAGATTTAACTGAATTTAAGCAGCTTGCAGAAGAATTGACTGGTGTAAAGGCGTTTGTACAAGCACTTCGTATCCAAACACACGAGTATAAAAATAAACTTCATACAATCGCCGGATTACTGCAGTTAGGGCATCATCAGCAAGCGCTTGATTATTTATCTCAAGTGAAAATTCAGCATGATGAAGTAACAAAATTTTTAAACGAGCGTATATATAATGAAAATATTTCGGGGCTGTTACTGAGTAAAATTAGCCGTGGTAAAGAACTAGGAATCGACGTGAAAATTGACGAGGAAAGTCAATTAACCCATTTTCCAGCGCTTTTAGACCACCATGATTTTGTACTGTTGTTCGGGAATTTGATTGAAAATGCATTTGATGCACTAGTAGGTGTCGAACGTGAGTATAAGGAAATACTCATTTCGATTGATGATAATGATGGGATGATTGCCATTATGGTATCGGATAATGGAGTAGGCATACCGCAAGAGCATCAGGAACATATTTTGGAAAGCGGTTTTTCAACAAAGCAAAATGCTAATCGGGGAATAGGTTTGTTTTTAATTAATGAAATTGTTAAAAAAGGTAATGGAACAATTGAAATATCAAGTGAAGTAAACAAGGGGACAACATTTATTTTGACATTTGAGTTTTAA